Proteins from a single region of Rana temporaria chromosome 5, aRanTem1.1, whole genome shotgun sequence:
- the LOC120941396 gene encoding uncharacterized protein LOC120941396, with protein MGEANMQVPRTFRDTLTFSEEEWMGLATWQKELYQTVIRDTAELFQSLGFMYQVEKEEMEMGDGWECQKSDEESPLTRESAIIEEISGENFIIQIMEMERTATPFPSQTSPNVDTLFYNERGSVIIPEHSAMNTICKATETFKVSENPKDGFFSLDTKTFTTPEGPGGGLVSLDTKTFTTPESPGGGLVSLDTKTFTTPQSPGGGLVSLDTKTFTTPESPGGGLVSLDTKTFTTPESPGDCLVSLDTKTFTTPESPGGGLVSLYTKTFTTPESPGGGLVSLDTKTFTTPESPGGGLVSLYTKTFTTPESPGGGLVSMDTKTFTTLESPGGGLVSLDTKTFTTPESPGGGLVNLDTKTFTTPESPGGGLVSLDIETSTTPENTIGGLVSLDNKTFITLESLFSLNTQTTTTLKNPGDGLVDQNTFIPSLSGFHVVNNENFMKTDTTNRNEETCGPVSGLCHPTDVFTIRGEVQTPTSTLFSESDFLTLIRVENINVVSKEELSTIQTQLWDVHSGCSDLLEADNQQSEAVFPVALMIPHNTIIPQHSWIGDQQTLIVDTPQWSRQVADCQQVDGEGNWSAAQTRQEDPGAPLVEKSFQCSFCKKSFLYNQHLKNHEKIHREDKSLKQPTCETPGSSKQSLLGNQEAHPISSQTDHVVSTDGPLRSTKLFPCEECGRTFSYLFQFNRHQKIHARDKLLLRHVAPPPKKVYKLPQFLPATSGEEDTKLDSTGDSCLKLHQHLQLSAAFLQNLLTSTAGFQYD; from the exons atgGGCGAAGCCAACATGCAg GTTCCGCGCACATTTCGGGACACTTTGACGTTCTCGGAGGAGGAGTGGATGGGCCTGGCCACCTGGCAGAAGGAACTCTACCAGACGGTGATAAGAGACACAGCAGAGCTTTTCCAATCACTCG GCTTCATGTATCAGGTAGAGAAGGAAGAGATGGAGATGGGCGATGGTTGGGAATGCCAGAAGAGTGATGAAGAGAGTCCATTGACCCGAGAGAGTGCCATCATTGAGGAGATCTCCGGGGAGAACTTTATTATCCAGATAATGGAGATGGAGAGAACTGCCACTCCCTTCCCTTCACAAACCTCCCCCAATGTGGATACCTTATTTTATAATGAGAGAGGCTCCGTTATTATTCCGGAACATTCAGCAATGAACACCATTTGTAAGGCGACTGAGACATTCAAAGTGTCAGAGAACCCAAAAGATGGCTTTTTCAGCCTGGACACCAAGACATTCACAACCCCGGAGGGCCCAGGAGGTGGCTTGGTAAGCCTGGACACCAAGACATTCACAACCCCAGAGAGCCCAGGAGGTGGCTTGGTAAGCCTGGACACCAAGACGTTCACAACCCCGCAGAGCCCAGGAGGTGGCTTGGTAAGCCTGGACACCAAGACATTCACAACACCGGAGAGCCCAGGAGGTGGCTTGGTAAGCCTGGACACCAAGACGTTCACAACCCCGGAGAGCCCAGGAGATTGCTTGGTAAGCCTGGACACTAAGACATTCACAACCCCAGAGAGCCCAGGAGGTGGCTTGGTAAGCCTGTACACCAAGACATTCACAACCCCGGAGAGCCCAGGAGGTGGCTTGGTAAGCCTGGACACTAAGACATTCACAACCCCAGAGAGCCCAGGAGGTGGCTTGGTAAGCCTGTACACCAAGACATTCACAACCCCGGAGAGCCCAGGAGGTGGCTTGGTAAGCATGGACACTAAGACATTCACAACCCTGGAGAGCCCAGGAGGTGGCTTGGTAAGCCTGGACACCAAGACATTCACAACCCCAGAGAGCCCAGGAGGTGGCTTGGTAAACCTGGACACCAAGACATTCACAACCCCAGAGAGCCCAGGAGGTGGCTTGGTAAGCCTGGACATTGAGACATCCACAACCCCAGAGAACACCATAGGTGGCTTGGTAAGCCTGGACAACAAGACATTCATAACCCTGGAGAGCTTGTTTAGTCTAAATACACAAACAACCACAACCTTGAAGAACCCAGGAGATGGCTTGGTGGACCAGAACACCTTTATCCCAAGTCTCAGTGGCTTTCATGTGGTTAATAATGAGAATTTTATGAAAACAGACACGACTAATCGTAATGAAGAGACATGTGGTCCTGTGTCAGGCTTGTGTCATCCTACAGATGTCTTTACCATCAGAGGTGAAGTTCAAACACCGACCAGCACTCTTTTCTCAG AATCAGATTTCCTGACCCTCATTCGGGTGGAGAACATCAACGTTGTCTCTAAGGAGGAGCTAAGCACCATCCAGACACAACTGTGGGATGTCCATTCTGGCTGTTCAGATCTTCTGGAGGCCGACAACCAGCAGTCAGAGGCCGTGTTTCCCGTGGCCCTCATGATTCCACACAATACAATTATACCTCAGCATTCCTGGATAGGGGACCAGCAGACTCTCATTGTGGACACCCCACAGTGGAGTAGACAAGTGGCAGATTGTCAGCAGGTTGATGGCGAAGGCAATTGGTCAGCCGCACAGACGAGGCAAGAAGACCCAGGGGCTCCTCTTGTAGAAAAGTCCTTTCAGTGTTCCTTTTGCAAAAAAAGTTTCCTGTACAACCAACATCTGAAGAACCACGAGAAGATTCACAGAGAGGACAAGTCATTGAAGCAGCCTACATGTGAGACACCCGGCAGTTCCAAACAGAGTTTGTTGGGTAACCAAGAGGCGCATCCCATTTCTTCTCAGACTGACCACGTTGTGTCCACAGATGGGCCACTGCGGTCCACAAAGCTCTTCCCATGTGAAGAGTGTGGACGGACTTTCTCTTATCTCTTCCAGTTCAATCGGCATCAGAAGATTCACGCCCGGGACAAACTATTACtgcgacatgtggcccctccaccAAAGAAAGTCTACAAACTTCCACAGTTCCTCCCGGCCACGAGCGGAGAAGAGGACACAAAGCTGGACTCCACAGGAGACTCCTGTCTCAAACTTCACCAACACCTGCAGCTCTCCGCGGCTTTCCTGCAGAACCTCCTGACCTCCACCGCCGGCTTCCAGTACGATTAG